The Corticium candelabrum chromosome 17, ooCorCand1.1, whole genome shotgun sequence genome has a segment encoding these proteins:
- the LOC134193316 gene encoding uncharacterized protein LOC134193316, with protein MSKRSGGGGRSVQVSGYTRSNGIYVQGYTRSAPSSSGSRASSASSSQSSFGGVYVSGYTRSDGTHVGSYTRSAPSANVSRASSAQSSQSVSGVVQVSGYTRSDGTNVEGYTRSLPSSSASSTVSNSGTVHVSGYTRSDGTYVQPYTRSSPASGSATSREALDLVQVKEYTRSDGVIVKEHTRQKPQTPQKDSSASSKSIGDATGSSATSQPSKERTYVDNPMNRRLGRVGKVIPKRNIVRRDIRDNNTIQDVIDILKNMAIDNERRCDYQSALYDLQRSELENQFKSSGKEPVTEHEKLREFTASSGMKLAIIPFKELELQGEAIGKGSYGEVYAATFKGTVVAFKQLLYQHMSTKRRDKFVNEISILSSLDHSNTVKLFGAVVDQDHLGIVMEYLPRSLFHAIFIDPTEFEEATKKKQVLQVADALVYLHTNQIVHCDVKSENVLLDKNDNAKLGDFGLSAVKSATQSSQSGLPDHRGQGTPRYSAPEVLRGELLNFEKLRLTDVYSLGIVAFEVLAEEEPFEGLSVKQLEKNVGQGTVRPSIPSCVSQAVQHLLQSCWSAVANDRPSSEEFRNVWESSDLYCTSSETHGCLEFCVSK; from the coding sequence ATGTCAAAGAGATCAGGAGGTGGTGGCCGGAGCGTGCAAGTAAGCGGCTACACACGATCAAATGGCATCTACGTTCAAGGTTATACACGCTCTGCGCCGAGCTCCAGTGGAAGCAGAGCGTCTtctgcaagttcaagtcaatCTAGCTTTGGTGGGGTTTACGTGAGCGGTTACACACGATCAGATGGCACGCATGTTGGAAGCTACACACGTTCTGCACCAAGTGCTAATGTAAGCAGAGCGTCTTCTGCACAGTcaagtcagtctgtctctggTGTGGTCCAAGTGAGCGGTTACACTCGGTCAGACGGTACCAACGTGGAGGGATACACACGATCTTTACCGAGCTCCAGCGCTTCGTCCACTGTCAGCAACTCTGGTACTGTTCATGTAAGCGGTTACACTCGATCAGATGGAACATACGTGCAACCCTACACAAGGTCTTCTCCTGCTAGTGGATCTGCCACCAGCAGAGAGGCGTTGGATCTTGTCCAAGTGAAAGAGTACACCAGAAGTGATGGCGTAATAGTGAAagaacacacaagacagaaacCACAGACCCCACAAAAGGACAGCAGTGCATCTTCTAAAAGTATTGGTGATGCAACAGGAAGCAGTGCAACTTCACAGCCATCAAAAGAACGAACATACGTTGACAATCCTATGAACAGAAGGCTGGGAAGAGTTGGTAAAGTGATACCTAAACGAAACATTGTACGTCGAGATATTAGGGACAACAACACGATCCAGGATGTTATCGACATCTTGAAAAACATGGCAATTGATAATGAAAGGCGATGTGACTACCAGTCAGCTCTTTATGACCTCCAAAGAAGTGAATTGGAAAATCAGTTCAAATCATCTGGTAAAGAACCAGTCACCGAACATGAAAAGCTGAGAGAATTTACTGCCAGCTCTGGGATGAAGCTAGCTATTATTCCCTTTAAAGAACTGGAACTCCAAGGTGAAGCTATTGGGAAAGGATCATATGGAGAAGTATATGCAGCAACTTTTAAAGGAACTGTTGTCGCTTTCAAGCAGCTCTTGTATCAACACATGTCGACAAAGCGGCGTGACAAATTTGTAAATGAGATCTCAATTCTTTCAAGTCTAGATCATTCCAATACTGTCAAACTGTTTGGAGCAGTGGTTGACCAGGATCACCTTGGCATTGTCATGGAGTACCTTCCTCGTAGTTTGTTTCATGCCATCTTTATTGATCCCACAGAATTCGAAGAAGCAACAAAGAAAAAGCAAGTGTTACAAGTAGCCGATGCTCTGGTGTATCTCCACACTAATCAAATAGTACACTGTGATGTGAAGAGTGAGAACGTCCTTTTGGATAAGAACGACAATGCCAAATTGGGTGATTTTGGTCTCAGTGCTGTGAAGTCTGCAACGCAGTCATCTCAATCCGGTCTGCCAGATCATCGCGGTCAAGGTACTCCACGATATTCTGCACCTGAAGTTCTGCGAGGAGAACTCCTTAATTTTGAAAAGTTGCGTCTCACTGATGTCTACTCGCTTGGTATTGTTGCATTTGAAGTGTTGGCCGAGGAAGAGCCTTTTGAAGGTCTGAGTGTGAAGCAGTTGGAAAAAAATGTTGGTCAAGGTACAGTACGTCCTAGCATTCCTTCTTGTGTGTCACAAGCTGTTCAGCACTTGCTGCAAAGTTGTTGGAGTGCCGTGGCTAATGATCGTCCTTCTAGCGAAGAATTCAGAAATGTTTGGGAATCTTCagacttgtactgtacgtcgAGTGAAACACATGGATGTCTTGAGTTTTGTGTTAGCAAGTAA